The Prionailurus bengalensis isolate Pbe53 chromosome B1, Fcat_Pben_1.1_paternal_pri, whole genome shotgun sequence genomic interval GTGAGAAGTGGTCTAGAAATTGCAGGAAAATCCTTTGGAAATAAagtaatgtttgtatttttatttaaaatttgccaCAAATTTTAACCTCAAAGTGAACCCTGAAGTGAAAAGAATAATTAATGATATTCTTTGCCTTAAAAGATAAAGTTACAGACATGAATCACTTGTTGATTGTAGTGTTAATTTGTTTGAACTGCTTGTAACAAacctcattttctcattcataCACTCATAGAAGCACTGCTTCTTAGTTATTGCCTAGATTGTACTTTGAATATGTCAGACTTTGGGGTCTGCAAACTCTCAGGATAAATACTACATAGTATCTCCAGACTTTTTTGGATTTTAACTCAGTCCTAACAGAATCACTGTGCCATCTGCTCTTATTTCTCATGCAATATGAATATTAACATAGTACTTGATCTTCAAACTCATTTTCCTTTTAGTGACCTattagtattttttcttattgattaaaACCAAGTGGAGAGAGGTACTAAAACCACAGTGAACTATTGTTTGTACTTTTTCATGAACAGCCCTTTTTAGTTGGATGAAATAAATGCTTTCATATGGGACTCCTTACAAGGGCAGTTTTGGCTattaaattaattagaaaattaaacaatgaaCTTAATCATACTTCTGTATTCTCCCAGAGTCACCACATACTATGGACATATCAATTGTATTAGACGATGAAAAGCCAATGAGTGTCAATGAAGTCCCAGACTACCATGAGGACATTCACACATACCTTAGGGAAATGGAGGTAACAGCTCTCTGAATCCAATTTTTATACGGTTTTACTCATTGTGGCAAAATGAAACTGAGAGGATGCTTTTAAGTTCCTTAACTGGTGGTGAATTAGTCTAATGTTATACTGATGTTTCTGGTATGTGGCATCTTTGTTAATGGTAGAATAATCTAATTGTAATTTTAACATTATACTAAGTAACTTTCTCAACAGGTTAAATGTAAGCCTAAAGTGGGTTACATGAAGAAACAGCCAGACATCACTAACAGTATGAGGGCTATCCTTGTGGACTGGTTAGTTGAAGTAGGAGAAGAATATAAACTACAGAATGAGACCCTGCATTTGGCTGTGAACTACATTGATAGGTTCCTTTCATCGATGTCTGTGTTGAGAGGAAAACTTCAGCTTGTGGGCACTGCTGCTATGCTGTTAGCCTCGTAAGTCCAACTTGGTTTGTTGGATTAAGTGATTGGTACCTTTCTGTGTAAGGAAGAGGTTGTGATTTTTAACACTGACATTTTAATATACACAAGGCAGAGTTGGAAACTACTTTAGGGGTAGCAGCATGAAACAGTGTGGAAACTAGTTTAGGATATTAATTTTCCCAGATCTAGATTCCAGGGTACCTTAAAGATGGAGACTGGCTACTTTTTAATACACTTGGACTAGattaccaaattttaaaaagtgtgattCCTTCCATCAAAAAGTGCTTTCTGGCATAAAATCATATCTTCttaatacatggaaattaaatttaaaaactaaaaatgtttatttttctaagaatttcctAAATTTTCATTTACTTGAACTCTGGCATTGTTACCATCTTGGGAACTCTTAGGCCTCTTATTTGACTGCATTGGGACAGATATCCCATGAGTCCTGTATTGATTTGGGTCTTTCAGTTAGCATCTATCTAGTCTCTGCTGGTAATGGTCAAAATCAGTGGAAACAGGCAACTGGTGGAGTGTAGGTTTGGGACTCATTCCATGTATTCTGCTAAAGGGACTTCAGAATTAGATAAACAGCTTGCTTCTCTTTTGGAAAGACTGATTACTTAAAACTTCTTTCATTGTAGAAAGTTTGAAGAAATATACCCCCCAGAAGTAGCAGAGTTTGTGTACATTACAGATGATACCTATACCAAGAAACAAGTCCTGAGAATGGAGCATCTAGTTTTGAAAGTGCTTGCTTTTGACCTAGCTGCACCAACAGTAAATCAGTTTCTTACCCAATACTTTCTGCATCAGCAGTCTGCCAACTGCAAAGTTGAAAGTTTAGCAATggtaagttctttttattttgttgaatgaagatTCTTAGGTCACACAGTTTAATTACATAGCTTTGGTCAAGGGATTTAGTATTTAGGGGACAAATTAATGCTATAGTGTAAAGAGAACCTACCATTGGTGAAAGGTAACATGAATTGGGAAAGTAACTAGGAGTAGTGGAGTGAGGATTGAGTCTTGGGAAATGGTAGccagaagagttttaaaaattattaagaggaaaaaatacaggaTGAATGAAGATGGAGCAAAACACTAAGATAATGGATAAGGgctgtgacaattttttttttcctatggttgCCATAGAGCCAgtcttaaaaacaggaaaatattagGACAGAAGGGAAGGATTTGAGGTTTGAATTCTAGAGCTCTTGTGATCAtaaagtatatttacattttcattgcaGTTTTTGGGAGAATTAAGTTTGATAGATGCTGACCCATACCTAAAGTATTTGCCATCAGTTATTGCCGCAGCAGCCTTTCATTTAGCACTCTACACAGTCACAGGACAAAGCTGGGTATGTATTTCGATGTCTTCACACTTCTGCCTTGCAACTTAAATATTTGTGTCAGTTAAGTCAGATAATTGTCCTATACAAGAGATGGTGGACTAGAGGTACTAACCtggaaaaacttcaaaaaatctGCACTGTTTAAAGTGTCTTACCTGTTTAGTAATGTATGCTTGTTAGGTAGAAAGCTTAGTTATTACTTGGATTTGAAAGGCGTGCTTAAAGGATCAGGCCATAAGACCTGCTGCTGGCAGGGAAAGTAGTAAAAATTGACCAAAGTCAGCATAAAAGATGGAATAATGACTTGAGAAAACTAGATTTCTTAGCTGGAGGTGTTAGCCCTGAAATTTAACAAAACTCCAGCTTAATGCCAACTACTAACTCATTGTGTTTGGTGTCTGttcctaaaaacaaaactcagtgcTTCTCTACCCACTTCTCTGCAGCCTGAATCTTTAGTTCAAAAGACTGGATATACCTTGGAAAGTCTTAAGCCTTGCCTCATGGACCTTCACCAGACCTACCTCAGAGCACCACAGCACGCACAACAGTCAATAAGGGAAAAGTATAAAAGTTCAAAGTAAGAATTAACATGATACTAAAGAAGCTTGCTTTTCCAGGCTATTGCATGATTCTGGGACGCCTGACATTTTAACTTTATCAAAGGATTCACAAAACAGACACAGCCTCCCTAAGAAACTGTTCTTTTAGCAGGCCAGGTGTTCTGAGTATGCTGTAGTTACCCTTTCTGTCCTGCATTTGAGGGAAAAGAGGGGAGAGGAACGGGTATGCGTGCATGTTTTGTGAACCAGACAATGATTGTATAACCATTAACTCAATCAGCATACAAACAGCAATTTTGAGTTCCTAGTATATATATCATTCCATGAGCCCCTTTACCCAATGaatatttacagttttttttttttttccctacttccAGGTATCATGGTGTTTCTCTCCTCAACCCACCAGAGACACTAAATGTGCAACAGTGAAAGACTGCCTTTGCTTTCTAAGATGTAAATCACTCCAAGTATATGGTGTACAGTTTTTTCTAAGGTTTTAATCTTTACAATCATTTCTGAATACAGAAGTTAGGGTCAAAGTACAAATTATGGtatctattactttttaaatggttttaatttgtatatctTTTGTACATGTAACTATCTGAGATATTTGGCTAATTTTAAGTGGTTTAAAGTATTAATGatgccagctgtcagcacaataagaataagaataaatggATTTAGAAAATTTGGTTTTGTAAGTCAAATTTGATTTGACTACGGTATCactcagaaaaattaatttcatttattatagaAGGGGACTGGGAAGGCTTCTCTTGTGTAGGAAAACGGATAAAAGTTTGAGCATCCATTTTCCTAAGCCACTGGATCAATTTGGTGACTTGCGCATAATCCAAGCATATCTGGAATAAATCTGTGCTTATTTATCTGTTGTGATGATCCTGAGAATCTTTCAGCTCTTTGTACACACTATGAAAATGCTTTTTCATTCCTCAACTTTTACACTTTACTGAAGTGACAGTTATTTAAAACCTGTTAAGTTGTCCAAAAggtttattttaaagcataatgTAAAAAACTATTATGGAATTGACTAGATTTTATAATGGATTTGTGAAGAGAAAAATACCCAAAGTTATTAGCACTGAATAAATATCCTTTTAATagttatatacacaaatatacaacTATGTGAGCTTCAATTAGcagctctcttcttttttctctttttcactggcTTTTTACTTggtgctttttcttgttttgcacTGATGGTTTGTGTtctgtgaataaaataaattaacagtttACTAACAGTATTAGCACTACAAGCTGATACCATGGGTGGTTTGCCACACTCATAATATTTTGCTCGTTAATTTTGGATTACCAAAATAGGAGGCctcattttttccaaaataggAGGCCTTATTTCTTCCAGTAGAATATAGAACACTTGCCAACTATGAGACTAAAATGCAGTATTACTTTAAAAGTAATCCAGTTTTATAGAATTAGGTCCTaatgtttttaaatctcagtttGAAGAAACCACAGAAAGAACAGCtggatttcaaattaaaaaggGGATGTCTGTTTATAGTAGGATAAGATGAGAATAAAACCAGAAAAGTCTTGAGTATGTGTATACacttgaaataaatcagaaacttgttaccttattttctttggattcttGTCTGGTTCTAAAAtgatcatttcttcttcttcactgTCTGAGAGTACTATGGGGGCATCttaagaaaatgttaaggaaacaatataaataatCTCTTGGAAATTTTCCACATGGGTTTAGGTCAGCAGTTCTAATATTCTATTTCTGTACAAATATCCCAAACTACTCTGAGTGGAGGCTTACAGAACTACTTGGTTCTTTTCCTTAAGTAATTCCTTGGAGCTCTGAAAAATAACATTactttatttcctaaaaattctGTAATTACATGACAATTATATGTGTTCAATATAATTACATTTCATACATGTcataataggagaaaaaaaatctatataactTTCTATTAGAAACAACACTGGAAGGAAAATACCTAGAAGCAGAATTATTGGGTCAAAAGGCATACACATTCTAAAAGATATTTTGCTAAATTCTGCAAAAATACTGTTCCAATTTATACCCCAAGAAATAAGTATATGAAGAAGCCGTCTTCCTATTCACACTTGCCAATGGTGACATTTTTAATATTGCCTAATACAGTAGTCAGAAAACATCCCCTTTTGCCttgaatttatttcctttgttactACTAGGGTTGCCTATGAAATAATGTTACTGGCCGTTTGTATTCTTTATCTTTGACCAGTTTTTCTCCTAAGCCTTAGTTAATGAAcgatatatataaaatgtgaattaACCCTTTTCCCAGTTGGCATATCAAGTCTTTGAGTTTCCAATTAGCTTCTCCTTGTGTTTCACAAGGAGAAAGGCTTCAGAAAGGCTTTACCTGCTTTATCCTCCCAATTATCTTAGGTCCTCTTTGATATATTCAGTTAAAAATACTATTCTTCAAAGCAGCAACTGAATGTTTAGCACTAACCTTATtaatcttagaaaaatatttcacaaatatataAAGAGGCATATGCAAGGATGCCTACTGGAGCACTATAACAGAAAGTGGTAACATTTATCCATAAGGGAATGATTAGGCCAACCTAGTTATTGTCAAACCTACAATTCTATGCAGCATTTAAAAGCGTGGCTGATCTATATGCAATAACATGAAATTCTAACGATTCATTCACAGTCCCTGCATTCAAGCAGCTTATATTGgtgtaaaaatacagtaaataaaaacCTAAGGGTCCCAATcaatggggattttttttccttataaaaaccCTAGCAGGCTCTTAGCAATGTTTATAGGCAATAATTTCATTCCTTGACAGTAGGCAgctatgcatattatatatgtaaacagTATCcccttcactattttttttcagcCAGATTTAGTAAATGCACCCTTTAGTTCTCTGCCAGCCTACTTCCTACATCCAAACTTGTATGATTTGTTTTtactacattaagaaaaaaaaaaaattcgcaATTATTATGGGCCAAGCAAGAAACTGACTTTCCTAACAGTAAAAATAACCACaggttaaaaacaattttcttcagTTCTATAGTATTCCAGGTAATTCTAGAGTTTTGTATGTTCTAATACCGCTCTGATACAATAGCCATATACggctatttaattttaactaaaattaaaatttaaagttcttGTGTCACAAACCACAGTTCAAATGCTCAGTGTctgcatgtggctagtggctattatatttattgaacagtGTACATATAGAACATTCCTAACATTACAGAAAGTTCTATTTGGAAAGTACTACTCTAACAGATGTTACAATATGGGCTTTTTATGTTTGAGTCTAGAAACTACAAAGGAAAAACAGCATGTAGTAATGAAATCTTTAAGAAAAGCCTCCCTTTAAAACTGGCTCAGatatacatacaaaagaaaaaaattattaaaaatgccaCTGCATACCAGAATACCACTACTCCACAAAGATAAGCACATTGTTTTAGAAAAGAACTGGAGTAATATAGTAGTTTAGCATCAACAgcttaactgaaatttaaatcacaaaatatttagcccctttaaaaaaagaactgctaaTACAAAAATAAGATCCCTACAATAGGAAGATTCACATGTATTACATAAAAGCCGTAAATAAAGTGTTACCTACCTTGACTTCCAATATTGGAGACTTCTCTAGTGTCCATTTTTATACTATCAAGAATGATAGCTTCATCACTGCCACCTTCATCATCCTCTTCCTTCTCAGAGTCTTCAAGATCACCCCAGGAGTTTTCTATTCCCTCTCCAATTTGGGCAGTTCCAGGAGTCCAAAGCACAGGTTTAGAAACACGTAACAAGTTAAGAAAACTTTACGGCTATTTGATGCAGTGTTAAGAAAGATGAGAATAAAGGTTTCAAGACTGAAGTGTTCCTCAAGTTTGTATGTAAAAATTTTACTAATAGCTACACTACGGGATGGCTgaccaataaagaaaaaaaacatgtaacaCAGATAAGATTTAATGGAAACAATGGTGAGAAACACCAAGACATACTGGCTTTTAACAGTTGTAGTAATACATTTGGCAActggatgaataaataatttccaaGAACAATGTTTATAGTATATAAAATGCTTGACCATGCCATTGAGATTAAAGAACAATtttccaggggtacctgggtgactcagttaagtgtccgactcttcggctcaggtcatgatcaggtcataatcttggttcatgagttcaagccccatataggggtctgtgctggcagtgtggagcctgcttgggattctctctctcgctcctcgtctgcttcctctgtctctcaaaataaatgaaaaacattttccaaaggaaaataaaatggtgagaATTCGTTAAGATAGAAGATTTCTTGGTTTTGTAGGATAGCTAAAGAGGTGGATGTTACACCAAGGGCTTAATATAACTAATCACTGTCTTGTATCTTAAATGCTTTCTCTAACAAAGCAGTGTTTCAGAAAACAAACTTCAGTATGCACACCTTCCCATATACCTAATGACGCCAAAAATGATatgaattctgttcctgaaaaAACCAACAATAAAGATACACTTCTGAAGGAGGTTCAGCTTCCGCAAtaatttcttctgctttctcttccacATCAGAGGTATCAATAGAGgccttttccattttaaatgctGTGATTCTTTGGCTTGCTATAGACTCTGCAAAGCCAAACTTGCCACCTTCTTTCCTGTGtgggtgttgttttttgttttttttttttgtatttgggggtgaagagaagtgaaaaggggggaatgagagagggaagagaaaacaggaaaggaaaagttaaccattttatccttttgatggagaaaaattagaaaaaagctATTTGACTAACTTAACCTCACCAATTTATTATGCttatcaagagaaataaaaaagttacTATAATTACCATTTACTGAACCATGTGCCAGGCAAATGCTAAGTGCTTAAAAGTATATTGTTCTCGAATCTTCAAACCAGTTCTACCAAATAGGTATTAGCCAAATAGGTATTACCTCCCATATTATAGAATACTGAAGTGATAAGTTACAGATCTTGCTTAATGTCACACAGTAGGAAACAGAGATGGTAATCAACCCCAGTTTGTGTTCCTTCTGTTAATTTGGGCTACTAGattcttttttctgaaaaaaatgttcattttttatagaaaaatattctgtGGCTTCTCAATACAGATTATGTTTAAATTGGAATACAATATAACAGTTCCAtcaactttcaaaaaatattaagtagtATGTATATTCAAATTAGATTAACAAATAATGGACGATGGAGTGTGAAAATTACATGGTTACCCTTGTGCAAGAAAAGTCCTTAAtagaaaaatctattaaaaataatagattagaACGTTTagttctaaaaaaattaaacttacctAACTTTCTGGTCATTCTCCAAAGCCTTCTGTATTAGCTCTGTAATTTCCAATACTTTCACACCAGCTATTTTACTACATCTCAATACCTATTTATAAAAGTGAATTCTGTTATTTAAAGACACCAAACTACATAGCTTTCTCTAACAAAACTATGCATATGAGAACAGTCTTTCCACCTTTATAAGCCTGaccttttcaaatataaaaatacaatgtaaacaaaaattaatgcaaaatgtgagcattgttttaaaatatctgaaggaTTATCATATtaagaaaacagaccaaaaactTCCCGGATGGTGTAAAAGATACCACTGAAAAGGCCACAGACATACATTATATACTCAGGGATGCACTAACTACCTTGCTGTGTGAGTGATTGATCCACAAAGCACTAGTTCAAGTCATGGCTACAGTGTCCCCAGGAAAACTTCTATAAAGCAGAGATTCCAAGACCTCAGGGACCTAATGGATTAGAATCTCTGGAAATAGGGATCTGGTAATGGTCTTAATAATGGTAATAGAAACTAACATTTACAGCATACTTAAGAAATGCTACACAGTGCAATATATCCATGTGTACTTACTGCATTCTTTTTTAACAAGGTGTCAATATTCCCTACTTTACAGATAAAGCCAAGGCACAAAGATATTAAATCATTTGTAAAAGATCAGTTAGTATAAGGCAGAACAGGAATTCCAACTAAAGCAGCCTCTGCCCCACCTGTGCTATATGCTATATGTTGATCTATCTTCTAAAAGCCTCCATGTGAATCTGATATGTAGCTGtatttgagaactactgcttaTTGTACCCAACTTCTGAGagtaaaactatcttttttacctaatttctactttttggacactttttttttgaaTAGGGATATGAATCTCTTTCCtcactggaaggaaaaaaatgttcctcTGCATAGAAGGGCTAGACTCTGGACGGCCATAAAtggagcaggaaggaagaaaggaggatcCCTTGCAGCCACCAGTCAAAGGAACATAATGATAATATTGAAACCAGATTCTAACATACCCTAGAATCAAACATTGAAAACATCCTTGATGGATTTTAGTTAAACAAGAAAAAGCTTCTAAAAAGAAGagacctgttctttttttttttttttttttaatttttaagtctatttattttgagagagagaaagagaatgggggagggacaaagagagagaggaagagagaatccaagcaggctcatgaaccacaagaccatgacctgagcagaaatcaagagtcggaggcttaagcgactgagccacccaggtgccccaagacctattaataaaacattaatcaAAGCACTAACTTGATCTTTCAGCAGCATTATCCCACCACTGGATTGGATAGTACAAATCTCTCGATGCTTGTTCATGGCAATCACCAGCAAGCCATCCATTACACGTTCTTCTCGTTCATTGGGATCCACcaataaatatgtactgaaaTGAACGTTAAATAGACCTAAGCAAATCTGAGGCTGAATGCCTGTCAATTTTAagataatgaacatttttaaaagatagcatTAATAAAGTTTAACACAGTGAAGGTCTGAGCCTGTGGATTTGAGTCACTTTAATGAAATGAGATGAGAATTCCACTTTTTAATGGACAAAATGAATGGTAAGTGAGTATCAGTAACTATTACAGTAAAACCACTTAAGTTCATattggttttatttaaataatatatattctaagCCTAATGCTATCACTTTGATGAAATGACTTGTGGCTCATTAATAAAAACTTAGATAACATTAATTTGGTTAATTTTAAAGGCTCCCTGGTATCCTATACTCTGAAGTTTTTCCAGGTTCTGCtaatgtctctttaaaaaaatactatttcctCACTGTGTAATGTTGGTCTCTAGtgacatgtggctactgagcctTTGAAATGCagctagtccaaattgagatgtagTACATGAGTGAAAAATattggatttcaaagacttagtagagctaaaagaatgtaaaacatctcacgaataatttttaagatattatatattaatattttcgatgtaagtaaaatatatataaaaattttacctgtttcttctctttttttaatgtttatttttgagagaaagacagactgagtgcaagtgggggggcggggggcaggtggagaactgagagggagacacaaaatctgaagcaggctccaagctctgagttgtcagcacagaacctgatgcagggctcaaactcactaacggcaagatcacaacctgagccaaagtcggacacttaaccgactaagctacccaggcaaccctgtttccttttacttttaatgtggctactggaaaatttaaaattagatataCGGCTCATGTTGGATTTCTACTGGATAGTCTATTTTCCTGCTAATGAAATTCTACACTACAATGAACaaaagttgaaagcttttctctagttttattcataaaattattcaaataccTTACTTATATATCTCCCTTTGTTTCTGGAGAGATTTAAGGCTCAAGCTTTCATTTAAAGGTACCATTACATGGACCTACAACTCCAGTTTTTCTGTTGTAAGAAGAATTAGCAGTGAGTTGTGAAGAAACTactagagaaatgaagaaaactagattttttttcccccatttgtgAAACATTCCCCCTATGACTTGCTGCTATAACCACTCCATCTAATATGCTCCTCTAACATGCTCCAAAGTCCTCTGTCTTCCCTTAATCCACAGTAATTCTCACCCCATTTTCCCTACTTACGGCCTAGCACACAACTCTCCTAACACCTGTACATCTCCAGCACCACCATGCTGCAGTAAATTTTTAAGTATCCTATGAAAAGTGTTGTCAATTCTATTGAAAAGGCTCTTTGTCAACTAATGCccttacaaagaagaaaaaaaaaaacctacaaggTGCTTTAATATTAGAGGAGGTATTTGTTCATTTGTCCATAGCACATTTGAACGGAACAGAAAAGTCCTAGCTGCATTTATAATTTCAGTCCACGATAAGAATGAGACTTACCCTTGCTGGAAGAAAGCAAAACTGACACAAATGGGCATGTGGTGGATGCTCAGCGGTACAGGATCACGCTCTTCAGGTGTATACTGTTTGGAAACAGAAGTTTAATGATTAGTCACTAAatgataaacatataaaaaatatctggcacatcaaatattaa includes:
- the CCNA2 gene encoding cyclin-A2; translation: MLGSSAPGPASREAGPALLALQHTELQEDQENINPEKVAPTQQPRTRAGLAVLKAGNPRVPAPQQRPKTRRVAPLKDLPINDEHVTVPPWKANSKQPAFTIHVDEAEEETQKRPAEPKKTEHENVLAFNSAITLSGPRKPLVPLDYPMDGSFESPHTMDISIVLDDEKPMSVNEVPDYHEDIHTYLREMEVKCKPKVGYMKKQPDITNSMRAILVDWLVEVGEEYKLQNETLHLAVNYIDRFLSSMSVLRGKLQLVGTAAMLLASKFEEIYPPEVAEFVYITDDTYTKKQVLRMEHLVLKVLAFDLAAPTVNQFLTQYFLHQQSANCKVESLAMFLGELSLIDADPYLKYLPSVIAAAAFHLALYTVTGQSWPESLVQKTGYTLESLKPCLMDLHQTYLRAPQHAQQSIREKYKSSKYHGVSLLNPPETLNVQQ
- the EXOSC9 gene encoding exosome complex component RRP45 isoform X1; translation: MKETPLSNCERRFLLRAIEEKKRLDGRQTYDYRNIKITFGTDYGCCIVELGKTRVLGQVSCELVSPKLNRATEGILFFNLELSQMAAPAFEPGRQSDLLVKLNRLLERCLRNSKCIDTESLCVVAGEKVWQIRVDLHLLNHDGNIIDAASIAAIVALCHFRRPDVSVQGDEVTLYTPEERDPVPLSIHHMPICVSFAFFQQGTYLLVDPNEREERVMDGLLVIAMNKHREICTIQSSGGIMLLKDQVLRCSKIAGVKVLEITELIQKALENDQKVRKEGGKFGFAESIASQRITAFKMEKASIDTSDVEEKAEEIIAEAEPPSEVVSKPVLWTPGTAQIGEGIENSWGDLEDSEKEEDDEGGSDEAIILDSIKMDTREVSNIGSQDAPIVLSDSEEEEMIILEPDKNPKKIRTQTISAKQEKAPSKKPVKKRKKKRAAN
- the EXOSC9 gene encoding exosome complex component RRP45 isoform X2 — encoded protein: MKETPLSNCERRFLLRAIEEKKRLDGRQTYDYRNIKITFGTDYGCCIVELGKTRVLGQVSCELVSPKLNRATEGILFFNLELSQMAAPAFEPGRQSDLLVKLNRLLERCLRNSKCIDTESLCVVAGEKVWQIRVDLHLLNHDGNIIDAASIAAIVALCHFRRPDVSVQGDEVTLYTPEERDPVPLSIHHMPICVSFAFFQQGTYLLVDPNEREERVMDGLLVIAMNKHREICTIQSSGGIMLLKDQVLRCSKIAGVKVLEITELIQKALENDQKVRKEGGKFGFAESIASQRITAFKMEKASIDTSDVEEKAEEIIAEAEPPSEVVSKPVLWTPGTAQIGEGIENSWGDLEDSEKEEDDEGGSDEAIILDSIKMDTREVSNIGSQDAPIVLSDSEEEEMIILEPDKNPKKIREEQ